From Flavobacterium alkalisoli, the proteins below share one genomic window:
- a CDS encoding LysR substrate-binding domain-containing protein, with the protein MTITQLNYVLAVAEYKNFTLAAEKSFVTQPTLSMQIQKLEEELDVQIFDRSKKPIQLTEVGQQIVTQAKNIVNESIRIKDIVDQQKGYIGGEFKIGIIPTVMPTLLPMFLTNFTNKYPKVNLIIEERPTEEIIKMLKSGQLDAAIAATPLNEDSIKEVVLYYEPFVAYVPENNPAYQKKEFSVEDLEANLSNILLLQDGHCFRNNVLNICKASSLPADNHFQVESGSFETMIKLVDEGLGMTLLPYLHTVDMSEKSTAKLRHFPEPRPSREVSLIYSKKELKIHIIEALRTTISGVIRGAIAFHNVEITSPVHKK; encoded by the coding sequence ATGACTATAACACAACTCAACTATGTACTCGCTGTAGCCGAATACAAAAATTTTACACTTGCAGCCGAAAAGAGTTTTGTAACCCAGCCTACCCTTAGTATGCAGATACAAAAACTGGAAGAAGAGCTGGATGTACAAATTTTTGACCGCAGCAAAAAACCTATTCAGCTAACCGAAGTAGGCCAGCAGATAGTTACACAGGCTAAGAACATAGTAAACGAGTCGATAAGGATAAAAGACATTGTTGACCAACAGAAAGGCTATATAGGCGGAGAATTTAAAATAGGTATCATCCCTACGGTTATGCCTACCCTTTTACCTATGTTCCTTACCAATTTTACAAATAAGTACCCTAAGGTAAACCTTATTATAGAGGAGCGCCCAACGGAAGAGATTATAAAAATGCTTAAAAGCGGACAGCTGGATGCAGCTATAGCGGCTACTCCCCTTAACGAAGACAGTATTAAGGAAGTGGTACTTTACTACGAACCATTTGTAGCCTATGTGCCGGAAAACAATCCTGCCTACCAGAAGAAAGAATTTAGTGTAGAGGACCTGGAAGCAAACCTAAGCAACATTTTATTATTACAGGATGGGCATTGCTTCCGCAATAATGTGCTTAACATCTGTAAGGCATCATCATTACCGGCAGACAATCATTTTCAGGTAGAGAGCGGCAGTTTTGAAACTATGATAAAACTTGTGGATGAAGGACTGGGCATGACATTACTCCCTTATCTTCATACGGTAGATATGAGCGAAAAATCGACGGCTAAACTGCGTCATTTCCCTGAGCCGAGGCCTTCAAGGGAAGTTAGCCTTATCTACTCAAAAAAGGAGCTTAAAATTCATATTATAGAAGCATTACGCACTACAATTTCCGGCGTAATAAGAGGAGCCATTGCTTTTCACAATGTAGAGATAACCAGTCCGGTTCATAAAAAATAA
- a CDS encoding Dps family protein — MTTKKKKAEATNILGLPVKETEVIAAELNILLSNFQVYYQNLRGIHWNIRGKRFFDLHVKFEELYNDAQLKIDMIAERVLTLGGTPLHTFEDYIKNNRLEVGKNVSKDVDAVQLIMTSLSDLLKIERVILDETDKINDEGTNSMMSDFITEQEKTIWMMKAWSEEEI; from the coding sequence ATGACAACGAAAAAGAAAAAAGCAGAAGCCACGAATATACTAGGGTTGCCGGTAAAAGAGACAGAAGTAATTGCAGCAGAACTTAATATACTGCTTTCTAATTTTCAGGTATACTACCAAAACCTGAGAGGGATACACTGGAATATTCGCGGTAAGCGTTTTTTTGACCTGCATGTAAAATTTGAAGAACTATATAATGATGCCCAGCTAAAAATAGATATGATAGCAGAAAGGGTACTTACACTTGGAGGAACACCTTTACATACTTTTGAGGATTATATTAAAAATAACCGACTTGAAGTAGGTAAAAATGTTTCTAAAGATGTAGATGCTGTTCAGCTTATTATGACCTCATTAAGTGACCTGCTTAAAATAGAAAGGGTTATTCTTGATGAGACAGACAAGATAAATGATGAAGGTACTAACTCTATGATGAGTGACTTTATTACCGAGCAGGAAAAAACCATCTGGATGATGAAAGCTTGGAGTGAAGAAGAAATTTAA
- the argH gene encoding argininosuccinate lyase, producing MKLWEKGIPTDKKTDIFTVGNDRELDLVLAEYDVIGSMAHAKMLGKTGLLTDKEVSELLTGLEEILAEIKAGNFVIEDSFEDVHSKVEYLLTEKVGDAGKKIHTSRSRNDQVLTDVHLYLKAELTTIKQQVKELFDLLMAMANQYQNILLPGYTHLQVAMPSSFGMWFSAYAESLIDDVVMLNAALTVTDQNPLGSAAGYGSSFPIDRTFTTNELGFATLKYNSVAAQMSRGKTEKTTAFALASVAGTLSKLAMDICLYLSQNFNFINLPQHLTTGSSIMPHKKNPDIFELIRGKCNKIQALPYELTLITNNLPSGYHREFQLLKEGLFPSLQTLKSCLEMAHYSIKEIKINNNILDDKKYDYLFTVDALNELVTQGIPFRDAYKIVSEQVENGTFISPKATKHTHEGSINNLCLNEITQKMNKVVE from the coding sequence ATGAAACTTTGGGAAAAAGGCATACCAACAGATAAGAAGACCGATATATTTACCGTAGGCAACGACCGCGAACTGGATCTTGTACTGGCAGAATATGATGTTATCGGGTCTATGGCACATGCCAAAATGCTTGGAAAAACAGGATTATTAACTGATAAGGAAGTAAGTGAATTACTTACCGGACTGGAAGAAATACTGGCAGAAATTAAGGCCGGAAACTTTGTTATTGAAGACAGCTTTGAAGATGTACACAGCAAAGTGGAATACCTGCTTACCGAAAAGGTGGGCGATGCCGGAAAAAAAATACATACGTCACGTTCCCGCAACGATCAGGTTTTAACCGATGTTCACTTATACCTAAAAGCGGAGCTTACAACGATAAAGCAACAGGTAAAGGAACTTTTTGACCTGCTTATGGCTATGGCAAATCAGTACCAAAACATACTGTTACCGGGATATACGCATCTGCAGGTGGCGATGCCCTCATCATTCGGGATGTGGTTTTCTGCCTATGCAGAAAGCCTTATAGACGATGTTGTTATGCTGAATGCAGCCCTTACCGTGACCGACCAGAATCCGTTAGGTTCGGCAGCAGGATATGGGAGTTCGTTCCCCATAGACAGAACCTTTACAACAAACGAACTTGGTTTTGCTACGTTAAAATACAATTCGGTAGCAGCACAAATGAGCCGCGGAAAAACCGAAAAGACCACAGCTTTTGCACTGGCATCGGTAGCCGGGACATTATCAAAACTGGCTATGGACATTTGCCTGTACCTGAGTCAGAATTTTAATTTCATAAACCTGCCACAGCACTTAACCACTGGGTCGAGCATTATGCCGCATAAAAAGAACCCAGATATTTTTGAGCTTATTCGTGGTAAGTGTAACAAAATACAGGCATTGCCTTATGAGCTTACCCTTATAACCAATAATTTACCCAGCGGTTACCACAGGGAATTCCAGTTGCTAAAAGAAGGACTTTTCCCTTCTTTACAAACGTTGAAATCATGTCTGGAAATGGCACATTATTCCATTAAGGAAATTAAAATTAACAACAATATACTGGACGATAAAAAATATGATTACCTGTTTACGGTAGATGCCCTTAACGAACTGGTAACTCAGGGTATCCCTTTTAGGGATGCTTATAAAATTGTAAGCGAACAGGTAGAAAACGGGACATTCATTTCTCCTAAAGCTACAAAGCATACTCACGAAGGCAGTATAAATAACCTGTGCCTAAATGAGATTACACAAAAAATGAACAAAGTGGTTGAATAA
- the can gene encoding carbonate dehydratase, whose amino-acid sequence MSEFYKQLLENNRNWVQSKIDNDPEYFSRLADGQSPPLLWIGCSDSRVPANEIVGAQPGEVFVHRNIANMVVHSDMNMLSVLDYAVNVLKVKHVIVCGHYGCGGVKAAMGNASIGLIDNWIRHIKDVYRHHKTYLDSIVNEDERFNAFVEINVKEQVFDLAKTSIVQGAWKSGQSLHLHGWVYGVGSGIVKDLEVNVSDNHDLDKVYRLSL is encoded by the coding sequence ATGAGCGAGTTTTATAAACAGTTATTAGAGAACAACAGGAATTGGGTACAAAGTAAAATAGATAATGATCCTGAGTATTTCTCAAGATTAGCAGACGGACAGTCTCCACCTTTATTATGGATAGGCTGTAGTGATAGTCGCGTACCTGCAAATGAAATTGTGGGAGCACAGCCGGGAGAGGTTTTTGTACACCGTAATATTGCTAATATGGTTGTTCACTCAGATATGAACATGCTTAGCGTACTTGATTATGCCGTTAACGTACTTAAGGTAAAACATGTAATTGTTTGCGGTCACTACGGATGTGGTGGTGTAAAAGCAGCTATGGGTAATGCTTCTATCGGTTTGATTGATAACTGGATCAGACACATTAAAGATGTTTACCGTCATCACAAAACATACCTTGATTCTATAGTAAACGAAGATGAGCGTTTTAATGCATTTGTAGAGATAAACGTAAAAGAGCAGGTGTTTGACCTTGCTAAGACATCAATAGTTCAGGGAGCATGGAAAAGCGGACAGTCACTTCACCTGCATGGTTGGGTATATGGTGTAGGTTCGGGTATTGTAAAAGATCTTGAAGTTAACGTGAGTGATAATCACGATTTAGATAAGGTTTATCGCTTAAGCCTATAA
- the ytxJ gene encoding bacillithiol system redox-active protein YtxJ, with the protein MSVFCFKTNFKTDKVSENMTIMSFFDKIFGDSNGKVSGSNPQMWNDLTEIKQLDEIVEESKETPVIIFKHSTRCAISRMALKQFEQDYAIDTDKAKPYFLDLLSHRDISNEIATRFDVMHQSPQLIVIKEGKAVYDTSHGAIDAGVVKGIV; encoded by the coding sequence ATGTCTGTTTTTTGCTTTAAAACAAACTTTAAAACAGACAAAGTGTCTGAAAACATGACGATTATGAGTTTTTTTGATAAGATATTTGGCGATTCTAACGGTAAAGTTAGCGGTTCTAATCCACAAATGTGGAATGATTTAACAGAAATAAAACAGTTAGATGAGATAGTGGAGGAGTCTAAGGAGACACCCGTTATCATCTTTAAACACAGTACCCGCTGTGCGATTAGCCGTATGGCCTTAAAGCAGTTTGAACAGGATTATGCCATTGATACCGATAAGGCTAAACCTTACTTTTTAGACCTTTTATCTCACAGGGATATTTCTAACGAAATTGCTACACGATTTGATGTAATGCATCAGTCGCCTCAGTTAATTGTTATTAAAGAAGGTAAGGCTGTTTATGATACCTCACACGGAGCCATTGATGCAGGTGTTGTAAAGGGTATAGTGTAA
- a CDS encoding SulP family inorganic anion transporter — protein MTKKTNLFANLKADFPSGLVVFLVALPLCLGIALASGAPPLSGIIAGVVGGIVIGSLSNSHISVSGPAAGLIAIVLTAIATLGSFEAFLLAVFLSGVLQVILGFLKAGSISNYIPANVIEGMLAGIGVIIIIKQMEHAVGYDKTYDGSDSLFRLDGGNPFSDIPDILLRFEGGAVIITIISLLILVIWDKVPALKKLKILPGALVAVIAGIVINQIFISTGSHFALSSEHLVTLPVPQSFSDIAGFIVTPDFSAITNKNVWISAGTITVVASVETLLCIEASDRMDVQKRYTDTNRELKAQGIGNIISGFIGGLPITSVVVRSSANASSGAKTKMSAVIHGFLLLICVLAIPMVLNKIPLATLAAVLILIGYKLANPAKLKLFWAKGKYQFIPFLATLIAVVAIDLLKGVALGMAISIIFILKGNLQRAYHFRKEEYEEGDIIHIDLAQEVSFLNKAAIKSTLNDIPENSKVIINASDTVYIAHDVQDLIKEFTNIRAKEDNIKVKLVGFKEAYDLDNTEGHVFFEHGKKNKKEKAE, from the coding sequence ATGACAAAAAAGACAAATCTTTTTGCCAACCTTAAAGCTGATTTTCCATCAGGTCTTGTGGTTTTTTTAGTGGCTTTACCCCTTTGTTTGGGTATTGCCTTAGCTTCTGGTGCTCCACCTTTATCCGGAATTATTGCCGGTGTGGTAGGGGGTATTGTAATAGGCTCCCTTAGTAATTCTCATATAAGTGTATCGGGTCCGGCTGCCGGACTTATAGCTATTGTATTAACAGCAATTGCTACCTTAGGTTCTTTTGAGGCCTTTTTGCTTGCAGTTTTCCTTTCGGGGGTATTGCAGGTTATTCTTGGTTTTTTAAAGGCAGGTAGTATTTCAAACTATATCCCTGCTAATGTAATTGAAGGGATGCTTGCAGGTATTGGTGTTATCATCATTATTAAGCAAATGGAACATGCTGTTGGATATGACAAGACTTACGATGGTAGCGACTCACTTTTCAGGCTTGACGGGGGAAATCCGTTTTCTGATATTCCGGATATCCTGTTGCGTTTTGAAGGCGGAGCGGTTATCATTACAATTATATCGCTTCTTATTCTGGTTATTTGGGATAAGGTGCCTGCACTTAAAAAGCTGAAGATACTGCCGGGAGCCCTTGTGGCTGTAATTGCCGGAATTGTAATTAATCAGATATTTATAAGTACCGGAAGCCATTTTGCACTTAGCAGTGAGCACCTTGTTACACTGCCTGTACCACAATCTTTTAGTGATATTGCCGGCTTTATAGTAACCCCTGATTTTTCTGCAATTACAAACAAAAATGTTTGGATTAGTGCCGGAACAATAACTGTTGTGGCTTCTGTTGAAACGCTTTTATGTATAGAGGCCTCCGACAGAATGGATGTACAAAAGCGTTATACGGATACGAACAGGGAGCTTAAGGCACAGGGTATTGGTAATATAATTAGCGGCTTCATTGGCGGATTGCCTATTACATCTGTAGTAGTGCGTTCATCTGCAAATGCAAGCTCAGGAGCAAAAACAAAAATGTCTGCTGTTATTCACGGTTTCCTGTTACTTATATGTGTATTGGCTATACCAATGGTTTTAAATAAAATCCCATTGGCAACATTGGCAGCAGTGCTTATCCTAATAGGTTATAAACTGGCTAACCCGGCTAAGCTTAAGCTTTTTTGGGCAAAAGGCAAATATCAGTTTATCCCTTTCTTAGCAACATTGATTGCGGTTGTAGCTATAGATCTGCTTAAAGGTGTGGCACTGGGTATGGCAATAAGTATCATATTTATCCTTAAAGGTAACCTGCAAAGGGCTTATCATTTTAGGAAAGAGGAATATGAAGAAGGAGATATAATACATATAGACCTTGCACAGGAAGTTTCTTTTCTTAACAAGGCAGCAATAAAATCGACCCTTAACGATATACCGGAAAATTCTAAAGTAATAATAAACGCGTCGGATACGGTTTATATAGCCCATGACGTACAGGATCTTATTAAAGAATTTACGAACATTCGTGCTAAGGAAGACAATATTAAGGTTAAATTAGTTGGTTTTAAAGAAGCATATGATTTGGATAATACCGAAGGACATGTTTTCTTTGAACACGGAAAGAAGAACAAGAAAGAAAAAGCAGAATAA
- a CDS encoding DUF4920 domain-containing protein, which translates to MKKSLLAAVAMLAFVACKNKETHVESEDTVIETQNGAMEVDTDTINEDEDITVEVQENGKVYASFGDKINTNDALTQEEMFKKYKSLKPGDTVNVKFAAKINDVCQKKGCWMSLNLADEKESFVKFKDYAFFVPLNAAGQDAVVTGKAFVSEISVDQLKHYAKDGGKSEAEIAKITKPEVKYGFMADGVLISK; encoded by the coding sequence ATGAAGAAATCGCTTTTAGCTGCAGTAGCAATGCTTGCTTTTGTTGCCTGTAAGAACAAGGAGACTCATGTGGAATCTGAAGATACTGTTATAGAAACTCAAAACGGTGCCATGGAGGTAGATACCGATACTATTAATGAAGACGAGGATATTACTGTTGAGGTACAGGAAAACGGTAAGGTTTATGCATCTTTTGGCGATAAGATAAATACTAACGATGCCCTTACACAGGAGGAGATGTTTAAAAAATATAAAAGCCTTAAACCAGGCGATACCGTTAATGTAAAGTTTGCCGCTAAGATTAACGACGTTTGCCAAAAGAAAGGCTGCTGGATGTCACTTAATCTGGCAGACGAAAAAGAGTCTTTTGTAAAGTTTAAGGACTATGCCTTTTTTGTTCCGTTAAATGCAGCAGGGCAGGATGCAGTTGTAACAGGTAAAGCTTTTGTTAGCGAAATATCTGTAGATCAGTTAAAGCACTATGCTAAAGACGGAGGGAAATCGGAAGCTGAAATAGCTAAGATCACTAAGCCGGAAGTTAAGTATGGCTTTATGGCCGATGGTGTTTTAATAAGCAAATAA
- the clpB gene encoding ATP-dependent chaperone ClpB translates to MNFNNFTIKSHEAIQRAQQIAQSYGHQQIENEHIVKAILEVDENVTPFLLKKLNVNVQLFQQILDSTLQSFPKVSGGEMSLSRDASTALTEASNIARKMNDEFVSIEHLLLAIFTSKSKVAQILKDQGVTEKDLKAAIEELRKGERVTSASAEESYNALNKYAKNLNQLANDGKLDPVIGRDEEIRRVLQILSRRTKNNPMLVGEPGVGKTAIAEGLAHRIIQGDVPENLKNKVVYSLDMGALIAGAKYKGEFEERLKSVVKEVTSAEGDIVLFIDEIHTLVGAGGGEGAMDAANILKPALARGELRAIGATTLDEYQKYFEKDKALERRFQKVMVDEPDTESAISILRGIKEKYEAHHQVRIKDDAIIAAVELSQRYITNRFLPDKAIDLMDEAASKLRMEINSKPEELDVLDRKIMQLEIEIEAIKRENDETKLKSLGLELANLKEERNEIYARWKSEKDIVDNIQASKTDIENYKLDAERAEREGDYGKVAELRYGKIKEAQEKLDEMEKQLQESQKGNSLIKEEVTHEDIAEVVAKWTGIPVTKMLQSEREKLLSLEDELHKRVVGQEEAIQAVSDAVRRSRAGLQDQKKPIGSFLFLGTTGVGKTELAKALASYLFDDENAMTRIDMSEYQERHSVSRLVGAPPGYVGYDEGGQLTEAVRRKPYSVVLLDEIEKAHPDTFNILLQVLDEGRLTDNKGRLADFKNTIIIMTSNMGSGIIQEKFENLKGSIEAATEAAKTEVLGLLKQTVRPEFINRIDDIVMFTPLSAENIKEIVSLQLKSVTKLLAKQNITLDATPEAIDYLSKRGYDPDFGARPVKRVIQKEVMNELSKEILSGKVTTDSIILLDSFDGKLVFRNQTELSDKQ, encoded by the coding sequence ATGAACTTTAATAATTTTACCATAAAATCTCACGAAGCCATACAAAGGGCACAGCAAATTGCCCAAAGTTATGGCCATCAGCAAATTGAAAACGAGCACATTGTAAAAGCTATTCTTGAAGTAGATGAAAATGTGACTCCGTTCTTACTTAAAAAACTTAACGTAAACGTACAGCTGTTCCAACAGATACTGGACAGTACACTACAAAGCTTCCCTAAAGTATCGGGTGGCGAGATGTCGTTATCACGTGACGCATCAACTGCCCTTACCGAGGCTTCAAACATTGCCCGCAAAATGAACGATGAGTTCGTTTCCATAGAGCATTTGTTGCTAGCCATCTTTACTTCAAAAAGTAAAGTAGCCCAAATACTAAAAGACCAGGGCGTTACCGAAAAAGACCTTAAAGCAGCCATAGAGGAACTACGCAAAGGAGAAAGGGTAACATCGGCCAGTGCGGAGGAAAGCTACAACGCCTTAAACAAATATGCAAAGAACCTAAACCAGTTGGCTAACGACGGTAAACTGGATCCGGTAATTGGCCGTGATGAGGAAATACGCCGTGTGCTTCAAATCCTTTCAAGACGCACCAAGAACAACCCGATGCTTGTGGGTGAACCCGGTGTGGGTAAAACCGCTATTGCAGAAGGTTTGGCACACCGTATCATTCAGGGTGACGTACCGGAAAACCTAAAGAATAAGGTAGTTTACTCGCTGGATATGGGTGCACTTATTGCAGGGGCTAAATATAAAGGTGAATTTGAGGAAAGGCTTAAATCGGTTGTGAAAGAGGTAACCTCTGCTGAAGGTGATATCGTACTGTTTATAGATGAGATCCATACCCTTGTAGGTGCCGGTGGCGGTGAGGGTGCTATGGATGCCGCAAACATCCTTAAGCCTGCCCTGGCGCGTGGTGAGCTAAGAGCCATAGGTGCTACTACTCTTGATGAGTATCAAAAATACTTCGAGAAAGACAAAGCGCTGGAACGACGTTTCCAAAAGGTAATGGTAGATGAGCCGGATACCGAAAGTGCCATCTCGATACTTCGTGGTATTAAGGAAAAATATGAAGCTCACCACCAGGTACGTATTAAAGACGACGCCATTATAGCAGCTGTGGAACTTTCACAACGCTACATTACCAACCGTTTCCTTCCGGATAAGGCTATCGACCTTATGGATGAAGCCGCTTCTAAGCTGCGTATGGAAATCAATTCCAAACCGGAAGAGCTGGATGTACTGGACCGTAAGATAATGCAGCTTGAAATTGAGATAGAGGCCATTAAACGAGAAAATGATGAGACCAAACTAAAGTCGTTAGGACTTGAACTGGCTAATCTTAAAGAAGAACGCAACGAGATATATGCCCGCTGGAAAAGCGAAAAAGATATTGTAGACAACATTCAGGCTTCAAAAACAGACATTGAGAATTATAAGCTGGATGCCGAACGTGCCGAACGTGAAGGCGACTACGGTAAAGTAGCCGAGCTTCGCTACGGAAAGATTAAAGAAGCTCAGGAAAAGCTGGATGAAATGGAAAAACAACTACAGGAAAGCCAAAAAGGTAACAGCCTTATAAAAGAGGAAGTTACGCATGAGGATATTGCCGAAGTAGTTGCCAAATGGACCGGTATACCTGTTACTAAAATGCTGCAAAGCGAGCGTGAAAAACTGCTTAGCCTTGAAGACGAACTTCACAAACGTGTTGTAGGTCAGGAAGAAGCCATACAGGCTGTGAGTGATGCCGTAAGGCGTAGCCGTGCCGGGTTACAGGACCAAAAGAAACCAATAGGTTCATTCCTGTTCCTGGGTACAACAGGTGTTGGTAAAACAGAGCTTGCCAAAGCACTTGCCTCTTACCTGTTTGATGATGAAAATGCGATGACACGTATTGACATGAGCGAGTATCAGGAGCGCCATAGCGTGAGCCGATTAGTAGGTGCGCCTCCGGGATATGTAGGATATGATGAAGGCGGACAGCTTACCGAAGCTGTAAGGAGAAAACCATACAGTGTGGTATTGCTTGACGAGATTGAAAAAGCCCATCCTGATACCTTCAATATACTGTTACAGGTACTTGATGAAGGGCGCTTAACAGATAATAAAGGCCGTTTAGCCGACTTTAAGAATACCATCATTATAATGACCTCTAACATGGGTAGCGGTATTATACAGGAGAAATTTGAAAACCTTAAAGGCAGTATTGAAGCAGCTACGGAGGCAGCCAAAACCGAAGTATTGGGATTACTGAAGCAAACCGTAAGGCCGGAGTTTATAAACCGTATAGATGATATAGTAATGTTTACTCCGCTTTCTGCTGAAAACATCAAAGAGATTGTAAGCCTTCAACTTAAATCGGTTACCAAACTTCTGGCTAAGCAAAACATTACGCTTGATGCCACACCGGAAGCTATTGATTACCTGTCTAAAAGAGGTTATGATCCTGACTTTGGTGCACGTCCGGTAAAACGTGTAATACAAAAAGAGGTGATGAACGAACTGTCTAAGGAAATTCTTAGTGGTAAGGTTACTACAGACAGTATCATACTACTGGATAGCTTTGACGGCAAACTGGTTTTCAGAAATCAGACAGAGTTATCTGACAAACAATAA
- the mnmD gene encoding tRNA (5-methylaminomethyl-2-thiouridine)(34)-methyltransferase MnmD gives MKREIIQTLDGSVTIHLPEMKESYHSKFGAIREAYHVFIQNGLALTKGQPVSVLEIGFGTGLNAFITYLESVKNGQEINYTGVEAYPVSNDEVKLLNYVEQLNAENEKQVFTAMHEADWEIPSQINDKFTLLKRKQFFNEINDVEKYDIVYFDAFGFHAQPELWTAEIFHIMYKALKPNSVLVTYACRTSIKKAMQEAGFITEKLPGPPGKREMLRAFKH, from the coding sequence TTGAAAAGAGAAATTATACAAACGCTTGACGGATCGGTAACCATACACCTTCCTGAGATGAAGGAGAGTTACCACTCTAAATTTGGAGCTATTCGTGAAGCTTATCATGTATTTATACAAAACGGGCTGGCCTTAACAAAAGGGCAGCCTGTTTCTGTTTTAGAGATAGGGTTTGGTACAGGGCTCAATGCTTTTATCACCTATCTGGAGTCTGTAAAAAACGGGCAGGAAATAAACTATACAGGGGTAGAGGCATATCCGGTGAGTAACGATGAGGTAAAGCTATTAAACTATGTGGAGCAGCTTAATGCCGAAAACGAGAAGCAGGTTTTTACTGCTATGCATGAGGCAGATTGGGAGATTCCCTCACAAATAAATGATAAATTTACTTTACTAAAAAGGAAACAGTTCTTTAACGAGATAAACGACGTTGAAAAGTATGATATTGTTTATTTTGATGCATTTGGGTTTCATGCTCAACCTGAATTGTGGACAGCCGAAATTTTTCACATAATGTATAAGGCATTAAAACCCAATAGCGTACTTGTAACCTATGCATGCAGAACAAGTATTAAAAAAGCTATGCAGGAAGCGGGTTTTATAACAGAAAAACTTCCCGGGCCACCCGGAAAACGCGAAATGCTAAGAGCATTTAAACATTAA
- a CDS encoding branched-chain amino acid aminotransferase, with protein sequence MNENDITVNLASTSKIDSVDFENLTFGTVFTDHMLICDYKQGVWEKPVIKPYEPFLIDPSAKVFHYGQAIFEGMKAYKDEHDDVWLFRPDQNFERFNKSAVRLAMPEVPESVFMDGLKKLLQIEKAWVKTGKGNSLYIRPFMIATGPGVVAAPANFYSFMIILSPAKSYYSGEVKVIIAEHYSRAANGGIGAAKAAGNYSAQFYPTKLANEMGYQQIIWTDDATHTKLEEAGTMNVFFRINDTLYTAPTSERILDGVTRKSLIDMAKREGINVEVRSVLVEELVKAAEDGSLKEIFGAGTAAVVNPIVGFSYKEKYYELPKLENPIALQLKEKLNNIQYKLAEDTFGWTVKV encoded by the coding sequence ATGAACGAAAACGACATTACAGTAAACCTTGCCTCTACCTCTAAAATTGACTCCGTTGATTTTGAGAACCTGACTTTTGGCACTGTGTTTACCGACCATATGTTAATTTGTGACTACAAACAAGGCGTATGGGAAAAACCTGTTATTAAACCTTATGAACCTTTTTTAATAGATCCTTCTGCTAAGGTATTCCATTACGGTCAAGCTATTTTTGAAGGTATGAAAGCTTATAAAGACGAACATGACGATGTATGGCTTTTCCGTCCTGATCAAAACTTTGAACGCTTTAATAAATCGGCAGTAAGGCTTGCAATGCCTGAAGTGCCTGAAAGCGTGTTTATGGACGGACTTAAAAAGCTGTTACAGATTGAAAAGGCGTGGGTTAAAACAGGTAAAGGAAACTCCCTATATATCCGCCCGTTCATGATCGCTACAGGTCCAGGTGTAGTTGCTGCCCCTGCTAATTTCTATAGTTTTATGATTATACTTTCGCCTGCCAAGTCTTACTACTCCGGTGAGGTAAAAGTTATTATAGCCGAGCATTACAGCCGTGCCGCTAATGGTGGTATAGGTGCTGCTAAGGCTGCGGGTAACTATTCGGCTCAGTTTTACCCAACAAAACTGGCTAACGAAATGGGTTACCAGCAAATTATATGGACAGACGATGCTACGCATACCAAACTTGAGGAAGCAGGTACAATGAACGTTTTCTTCAGGATAAACGATACATTATACACAGCGCCTACAAGCGAAAGGATATTAGACGGTGTAACCCGTAAAAGCCTTATAGATATGGCTAAGCGCGAAGGTATTAATGTAGAGGTTCGTTCGGTATTAGTGGAAGAACTTGTAAAGGCTGCCGAAGACGGTTCCCTAAAAGAAATATTTGGTGCAGGTACTGCCGCTGTAGTTAACCCTATTGTGGGCTTTAGCTACAAAGAAAAATATTATGAACTGCCTAAGCTTGAAAACCCAATAGCTTTACAGCTAAAAGAAAAGCTTAACAACATACAATACAAACTGGCCGAAGATACTTTTGGATGGACAGTTAAAGTATAA